The following proteins are encoded in a genomic region of Paenibacillus sp. FSL H3-0469:
- a CDS encoding glycoside hydrolase family 3 N-terminal domain-containing protein produces the protein MMQKPLSKEEQEWVEGTLEAMSLRELIGQTMQDHAGRLPFKGDDEASLRRYLEQYPVGSFFIGGEVIQKAAGKAEDYRDWAGMLQGISRFPLLFSGDLEFGAGSAVRSLTAFPPLLALAAADDEALAYEYGKYTALEGRAAGFTWALAPGTDLLLNWMNPVITTRCLGDEAGRAARLAAAVMRGMQEHGLAACAKHFPGDGVDYRDQHIITTVNSLSEEEWFATYGQVAQRMIDQGVMSYMTGHIALPWMEDGAGAGSKPVPATVSERITTGLLRERLGFDGVVLSDALDMGGFLSWGDYTQRIIDCFNCGTDVLLWPGVRYFAVMEQAVEDGRVSRERLKASVRRILELKARLGMHAARAGGEDARALPLQDDKLLPSLDRQVRQFSRELAGRCITLVRNRTGQLPLNPQKVRRVLVIMLNKVTEGRRYERMNLFVEQLKGRGLAVDILDEFEPLTTLRQWELSGVRWDAAFAPYFLPLHGMMNTARPVGEAAKAIWAMQHAETVRPIGISFATPYLLQDIPFLDTLVNAYSLHEDTVELTVKALFGEIPFQGSSPVKAEIQEGDYGSGRLQTF, from the coding sequence ATGATGCAGAAGCCGTTAAGCAAGGAAGAACAGGAGTGGGTAGAGGGTACGCTTGAAGCGATGAGCCTCCGTGAGCTGATCGGGCAGACGATGCAGGACCACGCGGGCAGACTGCCGTTCAAGGGAGATGATGAGGCAAGTCTCCGCAGGTATCTGGAGCAGTATCCGGTGGGCAGCTTCTTCATCGGCGGGGAGGTCATTCAGAAGGCTGCGGGCAAAGCGGAGGATTACCGGGACTGGGCGGGAATGCTGCAGGGCATCAGCAGGTTCCCGCTGCTGTTCTCCGGTGATCTGGAATTCGGGGCAGGCTCGGCCGTGAGGAGTCTCACGGCCTTCCCGCCGCTCCTCGCGCTTGCCGCCGCCGATGATGAAGCCCTGGCTTATGAATACGGCAAATATACCGCGCTGGAAGGCCGGGCGGCCGGGTTCACCTGGGCGCTGGCCCCGGGTACCGATTTGCTGCTGAACTGGATGAATCCCGTGATTACGACCCGTTGTCTCGGCGATGAGGCCGGACGGGCGGCACGCCTGGCTGCCGCTGTGATGCGTGGCATGCAGGAGCATGGCCTTGCGGCATGCGCTAAGCATTTTCCCGGTGACGGGGTCGATTACAGGGATCAGCATATCATTACTACGGTGAACAGCTTATCGGAAGAGGAGTGGTTCGCCACTTACGGGCAGGTGGCTCAGCGGATGATCGATCAGGGTGTGATGTCCTATATGACCGGACATATCGCCCTTCCCTGGATGGAAGACGGGGCAGGCGCCGGATCAAAGCCGGTTCCGGCAACCGTCTCGGAACGGATTACCACAGGATTGCTGCGGGAGCGGCTGGGTTTCGACGGAGTGGTGTTGTCAGATGCGCTCGATATGGGCGGGTTCTTATCCTGGGGAGACTACACGCAGCGTATCATAGACTGTTTCAATTGCGGTACGGATGTGCTGCTCTGGCCGGGCGTGCGGTATTTCGCGGTGATGGAGCAGGCGGTGGAGGACGGGCGCGTCAGCCGGGAACGGCTGAAGGCAAGTGTCCGGCGGATTCTGGAGCTGAAGGCACGGCTTGGCATGCATGCTGCCCGCGCCGGGGGAGAGGACGCTAGGGCGTTGCCGCTGCAGGACGACAAGCTGCTGCCCAGTCTGGACCGGCAGGTCAGACAGTTCAGCCGCGAGCTGGCCGGGCGCTGCATTACCCTGGTGCGCAACCGCACCGGCCAGCTGCCGCTGAATCCGCAGAAGGTCCGGCGGGTGCTGGTCATCATGCTGAATAAGGTGACGGAGGGACGCAGATATGAGCGGATGAATCTGTTCGTAGAGCAGCTTAAGGGCAGGGGGCTTGCGGTCGATATTCTGGATGAATTCGAGCCGCTGACGACGCTGCGGCAATGGGAGCTGTCCGGGGTACGCTGGGATGCTGCCTTCGCCCCTTACTTCCTTCCGCTGCACGGAATGATGAACACTGCCCGTCCGGTGGGCGAAGCAGCCAAAGCCATCTGGGCCATGCAGCATGCGGAGACAGTCCGGCCCATCGGTATTTCGTTCGCTACGCCGTATCTGCTGCAGGATATTCCTTTTTTAGATACTCTGGTGAATGCGTACTCTCTGCATGAAGATACGGTAGAGCTGACGGTTAAAGCGCTGTTCGGAGAGATTCCGTTCCAGGGAAGCTCTCCGGTAAAGGCAGAGATCCAAGAGGGCGATTACGGTTCAGGGAGGCTTCAGACGTTTTGA
- a CDS encoding glycoside hydrolase family 88 protein, with protein sequence MTIKRELANRQALEQRLERIWEYMRSERHQGNWAMDIDHWDWVPGVGVISLLEYGTVAGKGEVIEYLLHWVGQNKQQAEGVRVINSLAPYAVFPELYRLTGDPWYLSTAQEIAGWIRETAPRTREGALEHTVTEAVEFPEQVWADTVYMAVLFLARLAGLTGDRELAAAAVQQTLLHLRLLQDPSTGLLFHGWNSRAGSHMSAARWARANAWVALAVPEIVAGTASLTVIPQELYSRYRRLASALRQAQGASGLWHTVLDQPDYYEETSASAGIACGFLKAVKSGLLEEDYLENAEAALAGIVPLICEDGEVQGVSGGTPVMPSIAAYNAIGRYPALYGQGLVMQLLTEALELGG encoded by the coding sequence TTGACGATCAAGCGGGAGTTAGCGAACAGGCAGGCATTAGAGCAGAGGCTGGAGCGTATCTGGGAATACATGCGCTCCGAACGGCACCAGGGCAATTGGGCCATGGATATAGATCATTGGGACTGGGTGCCCGGCGTGGGTGTAATCTCATTGCTGGAATACGGTACAGTTGCTGGTAAGGGTGAGGTGATTGAATACCTGCTGCACTGGGTGGGCCAGAATAAGCAGCAGGCCGAGGGGGTTCGGGTCATTAATTCGCTGGCTCCTTATGCCGTGTTTCCTGAATTGTACCGGCTGACCGGGGACCCTTGGTATCTAAGCACGGCTCAGGAGATTGCCGGATGGATACGGGAGACTGCCCCCCGGACCCGGGAAGGGGCACTGGAGCATACGGTGACAGAGGCGGTGGAATTCCCGGAACAGGTATGGGCCGATACGGTGTATATGGCCGTGTTGTTCCTGGCCCGGCTTGCCGGGCTAACCGGAGACCGGGAGCTTGCCGCCGCCGCTGTGCAGCAGACGCTGCTGCACCTTCGGCTGCTCCAGGACCCGTCGACGGGGCTGCTGTTCCATGGCTGGAACAGCCGGGCAGGCAGCCATATGTCGGCAGCCCGCTGGGCCCGGGCCAATGCCTGGGTGGCACTTGCGGTCCCGGAGATTGTGGCCGGGACCGCAAGCCTGACTGTTATTCCGCAGGAGCTGTACAGCCGCTACCGCAGGCTTGCTTCTGCGCTGCGGCAGGCTCAGGGGGCCAGCGGCTTGTGGCATACGGTGCTCGATCAGCCGGATTATTACGAGGAGACCTCGGCCAGCGCCGGGATTGCCTGCGGCTTCCTGAAGGCGGTGAAGAGCGGACTGCTGGAGGAGGATTATCTGGAGAACGCGGAGGCGGCCCTTGCGGGGATTGTTCCACTTATCTGCGAAGACGGTGAGGTGCAGGGGGTTTCGGGTGGCACCCCGGTCATGCCGTCGATAGCTGCCTATAACGCCATCGGGAGATATCCGGCACTGTACGGGCAAGGGCTGGTGATGCAGCTGCTGACAGAGGCATTGGAGCTGGGGGGATGA